Proteins from a single region of Flaviflexus salsibiostraticola:
- the dnaG gene encoding DNA primase, protein MIPREDIDKVRELVRIEEIVGDYVSLRHAGAGSMKGLCPFHDEKTPSFHVRPLVGRWHCFGCGEGGDVFSFVERIEHIPFIEAVQFLARKVGVELRDDARPRENRGITRSRLVDAHTQAVIFYRERLRENARAQDFLTGRGFDQDAIDAFEVGYSPDSWDELLRHLRGKGFTEQELAATGLFSSGTRGMYDRFRGRLMWPIRSITGETIGFGARIIGEGQPKYLNTPETQLYQKSKVLYGLDLAKKQIAAERRVVIVEGYTDVMAAHIAGVKTAVATCGTAFGTEHTKIVRRLIGDSASPSAGVMLSSGQSIGGEIIFTFDGDAAGQKAALRAYEEDQAFAAQTFIAVAKDGRDPADVWLADGDEAIHRLIETREPLFAFAIRSVLTGARLETAEGRVAGLRAAAPMVAGIRDRVLRGEYTRQLAGWLGMDEDTVRSYVRGAGGPQGHARQTPAQLAPRSQLRDPIERIERESLEVILQMPNYAGAAGVDDLPAETYVVPVHRSIHDAIRAAGGVAAYSRKAEEFAARGIDDPQGRANAWFIDEVTSQAGPEVAAAISQIAVAPLPQSDPEGMWGYARGIILSLLRLGVTRQIGEIRGRLQRTNPEDEDYVALFTRLIQLEQQKRAYEEA, encoded by the coding sequence GTGATCCCTCGGGAGGACATCGACAAGGTCAGAGAGCTCGTCCGCATCGAGGAGATCGTCGGCGATTACGTCTCCCTCAGGCATGCTGGTGCGGGCTCGATGAAGGGGCTCTGCCCCTTCCACGACGAGAAGACCCCGTCCTTCCACGTGCGACCCCTCGTCGGACGGTGGCACTGCTTCGGTTGCGGCGAGGGTGGCGATGTGTTCTCGTTCGTCGAGAGGATCGAGCACATCCCCTTCATCGAAGCGGTCCAGTTCCTCGCCCGGAAGGTTGGCGTCGAGCTGAGGGATGATGCGCGGCCGAGGGAGAACAGGGGCATCACCCGCTCCCGGCTCGTCGACGCCCACACTCAGGCCGTCATCTTCTACCGTGAGCGCCTCCGGGAGAATGCTCGCGCCCAAGACTTCCTCACGGGCCGCGGCTTCGACCAGGACGCCATCGACGCGTTCGAGGTGGGGTATTCGCCGGACTCGTGGGATGAGCTGCTGCGCCACCTCCGGGGCAAGGGGTTCACGGAGCAGGAGCTTGCCGCGACCGGGCTGTTCTCCTCGGGAACCCGAGGTATGTACGACCGGTTCCGAGGGCGGCTCATGTGGCCGATCCGCTCGATCACCGGCGAGACGATCGGCTTCGGCGCCCGTATCATCGGCGAGGGTCAGCCCAAATACCTCAATACGCCCGAAACGCAGCTGTACCAGAAGTCGAAGGTGCTGTACGGTCTCGACCTCGCGAAGAAGCAGATCGCGGCTGAGCGCCGGGTGGTCATCGTCGAGGGCTACACGGACGTCATGGCCGCCCACATCGCCGGCGTCAAAACCGCCGTCGCCACCTGCGGCACCGCCTTCGGCACCGAGCACACGAAGATCGTCCGCCGCCTCATCGGCGACTCCGCCTCTCCCTCGGCCGGCGTCATGCTCTCGAGCGGGCAGTCGATCGGCGGGGAGATCATCTTCACCTTCGATGGCGACGCAGCCGGCCAGAAGGCCGCCCTTCGCGCCTACGAAGAGGACCAGGCCTTCGCCGCCCAGACCTTCATTGCGGTTGCGAAAGATGGGCGAGATCCGGCCGATGTGTGGCTGGCGGATGGCGATGAGGCGATCCACCGGCTCATCGAGACACGCGAGCCGCTGTTCGCCTTCGCGATCCGCTCCGTCCTCACGGGAGCACGGCTCGAGACCGCTGAAGGGCGGGTGGCGGGGCTCAGGGCCGCGGCGCCGATGGTCGCCGGTATCCGGGACCGCGTCCTGCGCGGCGAGTACACGCGGCAGCTTGCCGGGTGGCTGGGCATGGATGAGGACACGGTTCGCAGCTATGTGCGCGGCGCGGGAGGCCCCCAGGGCCACGCCCGCCAGACTCCCGCCCAGCTCGCCCCGCGCAGCCAGCTGCGGGATCCAATCGAGCGGATCGAGCGCGAGTCCCTTGAGGTCATCCTGCAGATGCCGAACTATGCGGGTGCCGCCGGCGTCGATGACCTGCCGGCCGAGACCTACGTCGTTCCGGTCCACCGCTCCATCCACGATGCAATCCGGGCCGCTGGCGGAGTTGCGGCCTATTCCCGTAAGGCGGAGGAGTTCGCCGCCCGCGGCATCGATGATCCCCAGGGTCGGGCGAACGCCTGGTTCATCGACGAGGTCACATCCCAGGCGGGACCCGAGGTTGCCGCCGCCATCTCCCAGATCGCGGTCGCCCCTCTTCCCCAGTCCGACCCGGAGGGGATGTGGGGCTATGCCCGCGGAATCATCCTGTCCCTCCTCAGACTCGGCGTCACACGCCAGATCGGTGAGATCCGGGGCAGGCTCCAGCGCACGAACCCGGAGGACGAGGACTACGTTGCCCTCTTCACTCGGCTCATTCAGCTCGAACAGCAGAAGCGCGCCTACGAAGAGGCGTGA
- a CDS encoding Sir2 family NAD-dependent protein deacetylase yields the protein MANSIEDYFPSGKAPQNLRIRNIQAPPADAARPDPDDLAAAMEPAVEILSGRSIAAITGAGVSTDSGLPDYRSPGSPPRNPMTIQQFMASESYRAHYWARNHIGWSRPVQALPNAGHYALAHLEHRGIVTGVITQNVDMLHAVAGTERLVNLHGRGDRVVCTQCGRYMDRAALHEILTELNPGWSEKHVEDVEVAPDADAAITDTADFRVADCPRCGGILSTDVVFFGGRVDPANVVAAREIVTDSEAVLVAGSSLSVASALRFVREAAKTQVPIVIINRGPTRGDQYAAVHVYVGTSRALPYLDRFL from the coding sequence ATGGCCAATTCGATCGAGGACTACTTCCCCAGCGGGAAGGCGCCCCAGAATCTGCGCATCAGAAACATCCAGGCTCCACCCGCCGACGCGGCCCGTCCCGACCCCGACGACCTCGCCGCAGCCATGGAGCCCGCCGTGGAGATCCTCTCCGGCCGCAGCATCGCCGCCATCACCGGCGCCGGCGTCTCAACCGACTCGGGCCTACCCGACTACCGTTCGCCGGGCTCCCCGCCCCGCAACCCCATGACCATCCAGCAGTTCATGGCGAGCGAGTCCTACCGCGCCCATTACTGGGCTCGCAACCACATCGGCTGGTCCCGTCCCGTCCAGGCCCTTCCCAACGCCGGTCACTACGCTCTGGCGCACCTCGAACATCGCGGGATCGTCACCGGTGTCATCACCCAGAATGTCGACATGCTCCACGCTGTCGCCGGCACTGAGCGGCTCGTCAACCTTCATGGTCGCGGGGATCGGGTCGTCTGCACGCAATGCGGCAGGTACATGGACCGAGCCGCGCTCCACGAGATCCTCACCGAGCTCAACCCCGGTTGGTCGGAGAAGCACGTCGAGGATGTCGAGGTGGCACCAGATGCGGACGCCGCGATCACCGACACCGCGGACTTCCGCGTCGCCGACTGCCCGAGGTGCGGCGGAATTCTGTCGACTGACGTGGTCTTCTTCGGCGGCAGAGTCGACCCCGCCAACGTCGTAGCGGCGCGCGAGATCGTCACCGATTCCGAGGCAGTGCTCGTCGCCGGGAGCTCCCTTTCCGTCGCCTCGGCGCTGCGCTTTGTCCGCGAGGCCGCGAAGACTCAGGTGCCCATCGTCATCATCAACAGGGGGCCCACCCGCGGCGACCAGTATGCCGCGGTGCACGTGTATGTCGGAACGTCCCGCGCGCTGCCCTATCTCGATCGATTCCTCTGA